The genome window TCTGCTAATCCCTTTTGGCGAACGAAATGGACATTTTTTACTTCTAAATAACATTCAGAAAAATCACTATTGCGTAAGAGAAAATCAATACGTGATTGCCCATAGCTTTGCTCACTCAAAATTGTTTTATATTCACTAAATTCCGGCAATATCCCATCTTGAACTGCTTCTAAAGCGAGTTTGTTTGCTAAGGTTGTATTAATACCAACTAAAGTGTTATCTGCTTCAACAATTTCTAATTGATACGGATATTTCCGTTTTGGATCATCATTATATGAAAGCCAAACATTAGAATCAGAAGCTGTTAATCCAAGCATCAAACCAGTATTATGAACGGAAACTGTAAAGATGTGTTGATCATTCTTTTTGACATCAGCAAGGAAGCGTTTATAACGGCAAATAAGTTTTGCAGGATGAAGTTTAGA of Bartonella sp. JB63 contains these proteins:
- the sfsA gene encoding DNA/RNA nuclease SfsA, which produces MFFVSKLHPAKLICRYKRFLADVKKNDQHIFTVSVHNTGLMLGLTASDSNVWLSYNDDPKRKYPYQLEIVEADNTLVGINTTLANKLALEAVQDGILPEFSEYKTILSEQSYGQSRIDFLLRNSDFSECYLEVKNVHFVRQKGLAEFLDTITKRGALHLEEIIKIVQQGRRAAMLYVIQREDCLAFTICHDLDPIYGCKFDLALKSGVEFYAIKCHVSVEGIFPIHQVKVENSKKNG